The Amblyraja radiata isolate CabotCenter1 chromosome 31, sAmbRad1.1.pri, whole genome shotgun sequence genome contains a region encoding:
- the hes3 gene encoding transcription factor HES-3 → MKNTNKPAGRFLIPVATQTCGHRKISKPLMEKKRRARINECLEQLKSLLEDHYSNNIRKRKLEKADILELTVKHLRDLQSSRQGAVRMSRDGAAQYQAGFRSCLNAVSQYLLRSKGTEEHLRLGVLNHLVTAFPVFSGSGSGFGAVDGGSRNEGRLLVNPAAQPQGELCGPAAKATAASALRHSIQQQVADIAATENSSPETPAQEQDAAPVAAQTKPPANRVASFDLEPPWRPW, encoded by the exons ATGAAAAATACCAACAAGCCGGCGGGTCGGTTCTTGATCCCAGTCGCCACACAAACCTGCGGCCACAGGAAG ATTTCAAAGCCGCTGATGGAGAAAAAGAGAAGGGCTCGGATCAACGAGTGCCTGGAACAGCTGAAGTCGTTGCTGGAAGACCACTACTCAAATAAC ATTAGGAAACGCAAACTGGAAAAGGCCGACATCCTGGAATTAACCGTGAAACATCTGAGGGATTTGCAGAGTTCTCGACAGG gggcgGTGCGGATGTCCAGAGACGGAGCGGCGCAGTACCAGGCGGGATTCAGGAGCTGCCTGAACGCAGTCAGCCAGTACCTGCTGCGGAGCAAGGGCACCGAGGAGCACCTGCGGCTGGGCGTACTCAACCACCTGGTCACCGCTTTCCCCGTCTTCTCCGGCTCTGGCTCCGGCTTCGGCGCGGTGGACGGCGGCAGCCGAAACGAAGGCCGGCTTCTCGTCAATCCGGCGGCGCAGCCCCAAGGCGAGCTGTGTGGGCCCGCGGCCAAAGCCACCGCCGCCTCCGCGCTTCGACACAGCATCCAGCAGCAAGTAGCTGACATCGCGGCGACTGAAAATTCCAGCCCAGAGACCCCCGCACAAGAACAGGACGCAGCGCCCGTCGCTGCCCAAACTAAACCCCCCGCCAACCGTGTAGCCTCCTTTGACTTGGAACCGCCGTGGCGGCCTTGGTAG